The archaeon BMS3Bbin15 DNA segment TTACAAGACTCTACAGCTATCTGGAAGAACTTGAAATATCCAGAAGCGAAATTGACGTTTTTCTCAAAACCACTGCCAGAGAGAGATTTGAGGAAAATTTGAAACTTGTAGAGTCTTACGGAGTTTCTGCTGTTCCCAATTTTATTATAAATGGCAAACAGCTCAGGGGGCTCCAGACCTATGAAGATTTGAAAAAGGCTCTGTAGATTTTTCACCTTAAACGGACAAAACAACAGACAAATGCCAGAATACAGGCGTTGGCTTTAGCTGCTTCTATGATTGAGGTTGTTATTTTTATCATTATTTTCAGTGCCGAGGTGACGGAGTGGTAACGTGGCGGATTGCAGATCCGCTTCCCGGGGGTTCAATTCCCTCCTTCGGCTGTTTACAAGAATAGTCAAGCCTTAATTACAAACATTTCTGTAAAATATTTTCGTTCACGTTCAGTCACGTTCACCCTTCCTCCAGCCCTTTGGTATGTCGTTCTCACAATCTATTCATCCTTCTATTTTAGAGTCATGTAGTAATGCCCAAGCGTTGTGCATACAACCACAGGCCTGCACAGATTTGCCTTTTTTGTGTGCAGTCTATGACCATTATGCACTGCGGCTGTGCATTCTTTAGACGGAGTGCCTGGATATCTCTTTATTTTGTGCATTTCATCACGTCTTAAATATCTCATACAGCCCCTTATTTTTAAATATGAACTCGTTTCCTACCTTTTCCTTTTCAAGTATTCCGGTTTCTACCAATCTGTTCAGATACTTGCTCGCTGTATTTCTGGATGCAATCCCTTTTTCTACAAGAAAGGCGTATTTGCAATAGACCTGTGTAAACAAAATCTCCAATAATTCGAAGCTGTAAACCTCCGGTACTTCTTTTTGCATTCTCTCTTTGGTATCGTCAAACAATCTGATTATGCTCAATACTTTGTTAAGTGTGTATCTTGAAGTTTCTTCCACTGCTTTAAGCATAAAGAGTATCCATTCTTCCCACTTTCTGCTTTTGGTCACATCCAACAGCAACGAGGAAATGAGATGCAGAGTTGAAAAAAATATGGATAAAGTGAAAAGGCGGCAAGGGCTATCGGAACATCCATTCGGAACGATAAAGAGAGCTTTCAATCAAGGATATATGTTGATGAAGGGAAGAGATAAAGTAGGCGCGGAGATGAGCTTTACTGTACTGGCATATAATATCAAAAGGACAATAAATATTATTGAAATCAAAGAATTGATTGCAGCAGCTGCTGCAGCAGCATAATACGATTATAAGTTCCAGTCAGCGCACCTGACAACCTGCCTGTAAACCGCAGCAGCATAGTATGATTATAAGCCTCACATATTTGATGAAACAAATGACTATAAAAAAATAAAATCAATATATAGAAGGGTAAAAGGAAGAAGAGTTTTTACACAGTCTGACGTGAACAAGAGATAGTTCAACTCTGCAATATTGCCCGATAAATTAATATAAACCCCAATACTCTCCCTGCAATATTTATATATGCTGGGGGAGGGACTCGAACCCACGATGGC contains these protein-coding regions:
- a CDS encoding adenosine monophosphate-protein transferase SoFic codes for the protein MLKAVEETSRYTLNKVLSIIRLFDDTKERMQKEVPEVYSFELLEILFTQVYCKYAFLVEKGIASRNTASKYLNRLVETGILEKEKVGNEFIFKNKGLYEIFKT